The segment GCCTGGTCGTTCTTCCCGCCCTTGACGTTCTCGTCGAGGCTGGCCAGCTCGAGCCCCAGGTTCACCGGCCGGTCGGGCCGGATCTCCACATACAGCACCGGCACGATGCCGCCCTCTTCGCAGGCGTCGAGGCTGTTGTCGACCGCCTCCTTGATGGCGGTCAGCAGCGCCCGCGCGGGCGAGTCGAAGCCCAGCAGGTGGCGGTTCTTGGTGAAGAACTCGCTGATGGAGATCTCGCGCTGCTTGCCGGCCATCTCTTGCGCGTCGGCCGAGGCGGCGGATTTGCGGCGGGGGCGGCCATGCCGGGTCCTTCCGGGGTGGGGCGGTTCCTTCAGGTGCCTGATGCCGGGCATTCATGAGTCCGCGCAAGACTAGGGGCGCAGAGGGCGCAGGTCAACCGGCGAAAAGATCGCGAAGGTAGATGGAAGTGGGGCGCCCGCCGCGAAACTTGCTGCCTGCGGGGAAACTTGCGCCGGCGCAAGTCGTTGCGGCACCAATGATGGAAATTCCGCGGCTCCCAGCCTGCTGGCGCGCTGGGACCATAAATTTATCCGAACGGGAAAATTCCTTGAAGTCGGGGCCGATTCAGCTGATAATGTTCCCGAACGGGAAACATCGGAGGAGCGCCCCATGCACCAGACATCCCGCCCGGTGGACATCACCGATGCCTCTGCTCTCGGACTCGCCATCCGTGCGCGGCGCAAGCGTGATGGCCTGACCCTTGCCGAAACGGCCGGGCTGACCAATGTGGGCATCCGCTTTCTTTCGGAGCTGGAAAACGGAAAGCCGACGGTGCGCCTTGATAAGCTCCTGAAGGTGGTCGCGGCCCTGGGCCTCCGCCTGCAGATCGTGACCCACTCGACGGCGGAGCAGACATGGAAGCGTTGAACGTCACCTGGGACGGCGCCCTGGTGGGCCATCTCGAAACCGGCCCCGGGCGAGACATGACCTTCCGCTATGCGTCAGCCTGGCTGTCGTCGCCGCAGGCCCGCGCCATCTCGCTGTCATTGCCGCTCGGGGAAGAACCGTTTGTGGGCGCCGTGCCCGGCGCGTGGTTCGCCAATCTGCTGCCCGAGGGCGACGTGCGCGCCCATGTGGCGCGGAAGCTGGGCGTG is part of the bacterium genome and harbors:
- a CDS encoding helix-turn-helix transcriptional regulator; the protein is MHQTSRPVDITDASALGLAIRARRKRDGLTLAETAGLTNVGIRFLSELENGKPTVRLDKLLKVVAALGLRLQIVTHSTAEQTWKR